In the genome of Luteitalea pratensis, the window CATGATGGTCTTCACGTCGGCGAAGTCGAGGTTGATCAAGCCGGGCACGAGGATCAGATCCGAGATGCCCTGGATCGCCTGGCGCAGTATGTCGTCGGCCGCCGCGAACGCTTCCGGCAGCGGCGTCCGGCGATCGATCGTGGCGAGCAGGCGCTCGTTCGGGATCGTGATCACCGTGTCCACGCACTCGCGCAGTTCGTGGAGGCCGCGCTCGGCCTGGGTGTGGCGACGCTTGCCCTCGAACTTGAAGGGCTTGGTGACCACCGCGATCGTCAGCGCCCCGAGCTCGGTGGCAAGGCTGGCGATCACCGGTGCCGCTCCCGTCCCCGTGCCGCCGCCGAGCCCTGTCGTCACGAACACCATGTCCGCGCCGTCGAGTACCTCGATCAGCTTGTCGGTGTCCTCGAGTGCGGCGTTGCGGCCGACGTTCGGGTCTGCCCCCGCGCCGAGGCCCTTGGTCAACTTGCCGCCGATCTGGATCTTGGTCGAGGCCGGGCTCTGCTGCAGTGCCTGCAGATCCGTGTTGGCGACGACGAACTCGACGCCGCTCAATCCCGATCGAACCATCCGGTTGACGGCGTTGCTGCCGCCGCCGCCGACACCCACCACCTTGATGCGCGCCCCGGCGCGCACTTCGGTGTCGAGCGTGAGGCGCAGCGCCTGCTCGTCGGTCAATCCCGCTACGCGTCGACGGCCGTTCCCGTCCACTTCATTGATGTGCATGCGTCCCCCGTCCACTTGCCCGCCGTGTCATCGCCCGATGAAGAAGTTGTTGAACATGGAGCTCACCGACTCGAGCACCCAGCGCAGGCCCACTGGCGTGGGCGGCGCGGGGGCCCGATTACGGCTCGCGTACATGACGGCGCCGACGGCCGTCGCGTAGATGGGGCTGCTGGCCTGGTCGCCGAGCCCATTGGCACCGGCCGGCACGCCACGGCGCACCGGCAAGTCGAAAATCTGCTCGGCGATCTCCGCCATCCCGTCGAGGGCCGCACCCCCGCCCGTCAGCACGATGCCCGAGTGCAGGGAGTTG includes:
- the ftsZ gene encoding cell division protein FtsZ, which produces MHINEVDGNGRRRVAGLTDEQALRLTLDTEVRAGARIKVVGVGGGGSNAVNRMVRSGLSGVEFVVANTDLQALQQSPASTKIQIGGKLTKGLGAGADPNVGRNAALEDTDKLIEVLDGADMVFVTTGLGGGTGTGAAPVIASLATELGALTIAVVTKPFKFEGKRRHTQAERGLHELRECVDTVITIPNERLLATIDRRTPLPEAFAAADDILRQAIQGISDLILVPGLINLDFADVKTIMSGMGLAIMGTGVAEGEDRAMEAANRAISSPLLEDASVRGARGVIINVTGGTDISLLEVSEASSIIQEAAHEDANIIFGAVVDPTMEGTIKITVIATGFDKPDIVQRPPQESRTPSDLNNYERDGVWQAPPRAAGAAPMAISRRHALDLQPQAYSRDEHLATGTDDASPLDVPAFLRGRGHE